A region from the Candidatus Methylacidiphilales bacterium genome encodes:
- a CDS encoding polyprenyl synthetase family protein, translating to MDIHHYWQQRQATFEKALHAALPPASTKPATIHKAMRYSLFAGGKRLRPILCLAAAESVGGKVQAAMPLACALECIHTYSLIHDDLPSMDDDDLRRGKPTSHKVFGEGVAVLAGDALLTHAFELAARVPGWPRYSVAAVVSELARASGSKALIAGQVADLECEGKKISPAELAYIHRNKTAALISASIRLGAMSGNASSADLKTLTRFGEALGLAFQVIDDILDITQTSEQLGKSAGKDLKAQKATYPAILGMEKAQKEAKRLTRLAQSTIKSMGPKAAPLQAIAEYLLSRKN from the coding sequence GTGGATATTCATCATTATTGGCAACAGCGTCAGGCAACTTTTGAAAAGGCCCTCCACGCGGCCCTCCCGCCCGCAAGCACCAAACCCGCAACAATTCACAAAGCCATGCGCTACAGCCTTTTTGCCGGCGGCAAACGCCTGCGCCCGATCCTCTGCCTCGCCGCTGCGGAATCCGTCGGGGGCAAAGTCCAGGCCGCCATGCCCCTGGCCTGCGCGCTGGAATGCATCCATACCTATTCCTTGATCCATGATGACCTGCCCTCCATGGACGACGACGATTTGCGCCGCGGCAAGCCGACCTCGCACAAGGTTTTCGGCGAGGGCGTGGCCGTGCTTGCCGGGGATGCCCTGTTGACCCACGCCTTTGAGCTGGCCGCGCGCGTGCCGGGTTGGCCGCGTTATTCCGTGGCCGCTGTGGTAAGTGAACTGGCCCGCGCCTCCGGCAGCAAAGCGCTCATCGCAGGACAAGTGGCTGATTTGGAATGCGAAGGCAAAAAAATCAGCCCGGCTGAACTGGCCTACATCCACCGGAACAAAACAGCAGCCCTCATTTCCGCTTCCATCCGCCTCGGCGCCATGTCGGGCAATGCAAGCTCCGCCGATTTAAAAACCCTCACCCGCTTCGGAGAAGCACTCGGCCTTGCCTTCCAGGTCATCGACGACATTCTCGACATCACGCAGACCAGCGAACAACTGGGCAAAAGCGCGGGCAAGGATCTGAAGGCGCAAAAAGCCACCTATCCGGCCATTCTCGGAATGGAGAAGGCCCAAAAGGAAGCCAAACGCCTGACCCGCCTGGCACAAAGCACCATCAAATCGATGGGCCCCAAAGCCGCCCCGCTGCAGGCAATTGCGGAATATCTTCTAAGCCGGAAGAATTAA